The following nucleotide sequence is from Podospora bellae-mahoneyi strain CBS 112042 chromosome 1 map unlocalized CBS112042p_1, whole genome shotgun sequence.
TCGCTCAAGAATCAGAAGAAGAGTCTCGCCGAATCTTTCAAGGGCAAAAGGAGAGTAAATAGTCTCCGAACCAAGCACAAgagtcttggtgttgtccgCAAGACTTGGGGCATTCGGTGAGCTGTAGAGAATATCCACAAACTCTGGTGACCAAGCACCAGAAAGAAATCTCAAAGTGATCTGGTTGGAAACCAGAGAGTCCTTGAAAGCCGCGATAATCTCCGGTGTCAGATCGAGTTCTCCGTCGGGTGTAAAAGCCTCTTCGACGAGCGCTACTCGGCTTCGTTGTTGAAGAGCCCAGGCCAAGATGAGATTGGGCAACGTCACCAGATAGAGCACAGAGGGGTTATAGTCTGCAAGCGTGAGGACCAACGGGTGTCGCGGTTGTGACTTTCTTTCGCTCAAGGCCCAGTGAAAGAGTGCGAGAGAGGGCAAGGCCGTGCCGCAGCCGAGCTGTACACATTGGTCAGCAATTCGTTTCTCGGCAGGAGGTTTAGGGACGTCAGATATTTCGCCGCACCTCGATCAAGACACACGGCTCTTGATTCAAAAAATCGGCCGGCTTTTCCGATGCCAAGACCTTGACCATATCAACACTGCTCTCCCAGCTCTTGAAGCCACCCTCATAAATGCCCGTCTTGACGTCGTGCTCCCCAAGACCAGCCTCTGACTCAGATGGGttttccccatcatcctcagcCATCAGCTGAGCCCGCACATCCCAGAGCTCACGCCTTGGTATTTGGAGTGTGCTACCATCCTGCAGATCGACACCGAGCAGGTTGAAGGCTATCTTGGAGGGTAGCTTCAAAAGCATGTCCTCGAGAtcatggctggctggtggtAATTGGGGCTTGCCCTGAACTGGAAATGCACCGGCCCCCGCGGGCGAGGCCACAGCTGACTTCTTGACTTGGGGTGAAGGGGTGAGCGGACGACCATCGTCTTCTATATCATCGCCGGCGAACGAGAATGAAAAGGCCATGGTTCagactggtggtggggatctGATATATGTCGGTTATGCCCAAACAGCAGCTGACTGTACCGGGTTCCAAATTGCTCACGTGAAGCAGCGAATGATATCGATGTCTCTTACTACAGTTTCCAGGAATGTGAGTCTCTTTCAGCTGAGGTCgtcctggtggtggtagggtTGGGTAGGATTTGAACGGTAGTGGGGCAGCAAACGGTGTTTTTTTGAGGCATGTGGTCCGTGTGCTGTCAGCTTTCAGCCCCCAATTTCAATTCCAACCAAGCTGAAGAGAAAGCGGAGTTTTTCCGCTTGAAAATGCTCCGAAGGCTTGCAATTGGTGCCACATTTTAACCGTTGCAACTTGCACTTGCAGCCCGCCGCTGTCTCTGTCAGCATCGAGGAGGCACGTTCAGTAGGAAGCACAGCGCAGACGGGAAGGTGCCGTTAGGAAAAGCTCCCCACTTCTTACTGGCCCTCGGCTGAGCATGCAATTCGCTGCTCACCGGCATATGTCGATAACGGCTGTGGTTGGACAGCATACGACAGGACCGGCCATCCCAAGCGTCTCTCACATTCACGCgggtctctttctcttcgTTGGAACGGGCTGGCCATCACTTTCCCGGTTCGGGGGACGGATCAAACAAACCCAATATGCGGCAGCCTTGAAGCCGATAACCCCATTGGATCTCGAGATCCTCTTCAGTGAGGGCTTCCAACAGCCCCCGCGCCGACAGCGGGGATACATGCAgggcccttcttcttcttcttcgataTCTTTTCGTCTCT
It contains:
- a CDS encoding uncharacterized protein (EggNog:ENOG503NYCQ; COG:S), which codes for MAFSFSFAGDDIEDDGRPLTPSPQVKKSAVASPAGAGAFPVQGKPQLPPASHDLEDMLLKLPSKIAFNLLGVDLQDGSTLQIPRRELWDVRAQLMAEDDGENPSESEAGLGEHDVKTGIYEGGFKSWESSVDMVKVLASEKPADFLNQEPCVLIELGCGTALPSLALFHWALSERKSQPRHPLVLTLADYNPSVLYLVTLPNLILAWALQQRSRVALVEEAFTPDGELDLTPEIIAAFKDSLVSNQITLRFLSGAWSPEFVDILYSSPNAPSLADNTKTLVLGSETIYSPFALERFGETLLLILERERKDRPSGSARAVIGAKKLYFGVGGSLDDFVEKMRGLGTTVNNLFEERTGVVRGVIDCQLS